In Larimichthys crocea isolate SSNF chromosome XI, L_crocea_2.0, whole genome shotgun sequence, the sequence aaaaacaaaacagaagaattGACTTCCACAGCTAACATAGGTCCTGAGTggttagtagtagtagtagcagcaaaTTTAGTAGTTCACGTTGGATAAATGACGAGCAGACAGGGTCGATACGGCGATGACATGTCATACAGTAGTCgcttaataaatatattattttccATACACGAAGCAcgaacatctttttttttgttttgttttttaaagtcgGTGACTTGCAgctcaaacacactcagacGGTCGATCTACTTTCTTTGTGCCTTGATCACCTTGAAATCACACTTTGGTACAAAAATCAGACACTGAATCAGACTCTCATCTATTCAAAATaccattaaatataatttaaaaaatgatggttttgttttgtctcttagTGCTTTAACGTCTGTCCTTGGCCCTGACTGTAATgtttaacagaaacaaaaacacaatgcatgTCAAGGTGAAGTCCATGGCATGTCACGCCCGGTCAGCAGCTTCGGTTTCAGGGGATGCTGAGGTCACTTCAtgccactctgtctctctctagcAGCTTTGTGAATGAGACCGAGAAGTCATCCAAATGTGGCGTCTGTCATTCTCGTGGTCATAAGTCAATGTGGCCGCTCCACCTCCCGCCTCTCGGACACTCATAGTGCTACGTCGACGGCGGCAGGTGGAAGCGTCGCAAGTCTTgtggcaaaaaaagaaaccaccCGGTCGCTCGCTCATAGGTGACTGGGACACTGGATGTGATCGAGGGTCAGGAATCCTCCGTCAAGAGGTGCTACCGtggagatggaggtggtggtggctgcggcggtggtggtggaggaagtgaGGTTGTGGAGTTGTAAGGTGCTCTCCTTGATGTGCTGGATGAAGAGGTTCCTCTCGTCCTCGGGCGTTTGGCCGTTCTGGGCTCGGACGATGCAGGTCGGTCGGTGCAGGTTGAGCATGTAGACCAGCTGCTGCTTCTGATGCTTCAGCTCCTCGATCTGAGCCTTCAGGTCGGCGTTGACGCTCTCCAGTTTCTCCGACTCCTGAAGAAGAGAAGCGGGGGAGAAGTAAACGGTTAGTGCTGTGCTTTCATAAAACATTGTTAGTCCAACTTCTTTGTACTTTGGCCTACCTTCTGCAGAGTCTccgtcttctccttcttcttgttgcGGCACTTGGCGGCAGCGATCttgttcctctccctcctcctcttcctcctctcatgCTCCTGAGGAGTCACCTGAAACACCAAGAAGAGATACAGTGTCATTACTTTctactcataaaaaaaaaaacaagtaaagtcAGTGTCAGAAAATACAAGATGACCACATGCTGTAGTTTCCCTCACCTCTCTCCTGACTCCCGATCCGCAGGCGAGGTGCTCCGAGGCTCGGTCCGAGCTGGAGCTGGCGCCGTCGGAGCTCATGTCCACGCTGAGCCCGTTGGACAGCCGCTTGGTCTGGATGGCCAGCCGCAGCTCGTCTTTCACGATGGGCGTGAAATTGGTGAAGTCGTCCAGGGTGAGCGTGCCCGGCGGGGAGAGGCAGGGCACCAGGGCGGAGCAGCTGATGTCAGCGAGCGAGGGACCCGAGTGCTGCAGCATCATTCTGGAAACCAAAGACCACGTCAGGGGGGTCAGTGTGatccacataaaacaatttatacatacaaataataaaacaatttacaaGCTTGTTGTGCATAAAAGATATTATAGTAATAACATGAAGGtttaaacacaataaagttGAGTAATCTCAACATTAAGTAGCACAATTACTGCAGATTAAACATATCTTAACTCAAGATAAGAgtcataaataaagttttttttttttgctgagtaaTAATGACACAGGTATGAAATATTACACAAcagctccacaaacacaaacacatgttgcaagacgagctttgtgtttaaatgCAGGTTTAT encodes:
- the atf3 gene encoding cyclic AMP-dependent transcription factor ATF-3, translated to MMLQHSGPSLADISCSALVPCLSPPGTLTLDDFTNFTPIVKDELRLAIQTKRLSNGLSVDMSSDGASSSSDRASEHLACGSGVRREVTPQEHERRKRRRERNKIAAAKCRNKKKEKTETLQKESEKLESVNADLKAQIEELKHQKQQLVYMLNLHRPTCIVRAQNGQTPEDERNLFIQHIKESTLQLHNLTSSTTTAAATTTSISTVAPLDGGFLTLDHIQCPSHL